A DNA window from Ignavibacteriales bacterium contains the following coding sequences:
- the ubiA gene encoding putative 4-hydroxybenzoate polyprenyltransferase, with protein sequence MAIQKIKSIARFVKIEHTLFSLPLIFSGVFIASKNPPTIQLMLLILLGATGARTVALALNRIIDRKIDKRNPRTVSRELPSGRMSSGDATVILVIGLAVYFLCAASISTFCLMLSPLPLVIFTFYPYMKRFTSYAHFGVGLGLSMAPLGGWFAVKNSLSNIGPGLLLALFTLCWVTGFDIIYSTLDEAFDRGENLHSFSSRFGKIKALRISATLHLVAFVVLTILFFMQIRALAALPFLLVSGYLLYLEQKKANNVEMAFFKINAVLGFAVLAMVLVGVYFP encoded by the coding sequence ATGGCGATACAAAAAATTAAAAGTATTGCACGATTCGTAAAAATTGAACATACGTTATTTTCTTTGCCGCTTATTTTTAGCGGAGTATTCATCGCGTCAAAGAATCCTCCGACGATACAGCTTATGTTACTCATTCTTCTTGGTGCAACAGGAGCGCGCACTGTTGCACTCGCACTGAATCGTATCATCGATCGAAAAATAGATAAACGTAATCCGCGTACAGTCAGCCGTGAATTGCCCAGCGGCAGAATGTCGTCTGGAGATGCCACAGTCATTCTCGTCATCGGTCTCGCCGTCTATTTCCTGTGTGCTGCAAGTATTTCGACATTCTGTTTGATGCTCTCGCCACTTCCGCTTGTCATTTTCACGTTCTATCCCTATATGAAACGCTTCACATCATACGCGCATTTTGGTGTCGGCCTTGGTCTTTCAATGGCGCCGCTTGGTGGTTGGTTCGCCGTAAAGAATTCTCTATCGAATATTGGACCGGGATTGCTTCTTGCGCTCTTTACACTTTGTTGGGTGACGGGATTTGACATTATTTATTCAACTTTAGACGAAGCTTTTGATCGTGGCGAGAATCTGCACTCATTTAGTTCACGGTTTGGAAAAATAAAAGCGCTGCGCATTTCTGCCACGCTTCATCTTGTCGCTTTTGTGGTTCTCACAATATTATTTTTTATGCAAATTCGTGCGCTTGCCGCGTTACCATTTCTCCTCGTATCAGGATATTTATTATATCTCGAACAAAAAAAAGCTAACAATGTCGAAATGGCTTTTTTCAAGATTAATGCTGTTCTCGGATTTGCTGTCCTCGCAATGGTTCTCGTTGGAGTCTATTTCCCATGA
- a CDS encoding DUF2795 domain-containing protein, translated as MIWTIELATYLDDAPWPATKDELIDYAVRTGAPTQAIQNLEELDDSDEPYESIEEIWPDYPTDEDFFFEDEKEY; from the coding sequence ATGATTTGGACCATCGAGCTAGCGACATATTTAGATGATGCTCCTTGGCCTGCGACAAAAGATGAGCTGATCGATTACGCTGTCCGGACTGGAGCCCCAACACAAGCCATCCAAAATTTAGAAGAGCTTGATGATTCCGATGAACCATACGAAAGTATTGAAGAAATCTGGCCGGATTATCCCACCGATGAGGATTTCTTCTTCGAGGATGAGAAAGAGTATTAA
- a CDS encoding UbiD family decarboxylase, which yields MKFPALREFVQYLESIGELKRISVEVDPYLEVTEIAMHALRENKPALLFENVKGSKYPLAINIYASERRIELALGRHPQQIGDELISFFDQILPPKPSALWENRTFVRRVLKAKMRTVSSGNSQQVSETPHLNELPIQTCWPGDGGRFVTQGQVFTYDPVERKRNVGLYRMHVYDDAITGMHWQIQKGGGFHYHHAEQLGKDIEVAVALGTDPALLFASISALPEGFDEVMFASFLRGDRIPMTRGKNISIHVPANAEFILEGIVPPNERRMEGPFGDHFGHYSNAAPFPVFYLRTITHRTKPIYPATVVGIPPMEDKYLGEATQQILGPLVKLIHKEVRDIWAYSEAGFHNLLVVSVEERYKKEAMKTALGLLGTGQLALTKCLVLVSQDVNPRNWSLVIREIRDYFDPHFDFVLLPKVPLDTLDFTSFKMELGSKMIIDATKKQRSETVTIQSLKRESLFTKLESQIANLKSIDRRIIDSTMIEESLLIVKVRNQGRAVIEKLVKQKALQNLKMIAAVSEDVDIRNQESYIWGIFTRFDCERDIIFSEQNLIGISPIYKGVMGIDATWKKGYPEALKMDPAIVKRVDERWESYWK from the coding sequence ATGAAATTTCCCGCACTCAGAGAATTTGTTCAATACCTTGAATCTATAGGTGAATTGAAGCGCATAAGCGTCGAAGTGGACCCATATCTCGAAGTAACAGAAATTGCGATGCACGCACTGCGCGAAAATAAACCGGCTTTACTTTTTGAGAATGTAAAAGGTTCGAAGTATCCGCTTGCTATTAATATCTATGCGTCAGAACGAAGAATTGAATTGGCGCTTGGCAGGCATCCGCAGCAAATTGGTGATGAGTTGATTTCATTCTTTGATCAAATACTACCGCCAAAGCCATCGGCACTTTGGGAGAACCGTACATTCGTCAGACGAGTGCTGAAAGCAAAAATGCGGACCGTTTCATCGGGAAATTCACAACAAGTGAGCGAGACGCCACATCTTAACGAACTTCCTATCCAAACTTGCTGGCCTGGCGATGGAGGCAGATTTGTTACACAAGGCCAAGTATTCACATACGATCCTGTCGAGCGAAAACGCAACGTCGGTCTCTATAGAATGCATGTCTATGATGATGCAATAACCGGCATGCATTGGCAAATTCAAAAAGGGGGCGGATTTCATTATCATCATGCAGAACAGTTGGGAAAAGATATCGAAGTGGCCGTTGCGCTCGGAACAGATCCTGCATTATTGTTTGCTTCAATATCTGCCCTGCCTGAAGGATTTGATGAGGTCATGTTCGCATCGTTCCTGCGTGGGGACAGGATTCCAATGACGCGTGGAAAGAACATTAGCATTCATGTTCCTGCAAATGCTGAGTTTATTTTAGAAGGTATCGTACCTCCAAACGAACGGAGAATGGAAGGACCATTTGGCGATCACTTTGGCCATTATTCAAATGCAGCGCCATTTCCGGTTTTTTATTTGCGGACAATCACGCATCGAACAAAACCTATCTATCCGGCAACCGTAGTCGGCATTCCGCCGATGGAAGATAAATATTTAGGAGAGGCGACTCAGCAAATTCTTGGTCCTCTGGTGAAATTAATTCACAAGGAAGTGCGGGATATCTGGGCATACTCTGAAGCGGGATTTCACAATTTACTCGTTGTGTCAGTTGAAGAGCGTTATAAAAAAGAAGCGATGAAAACAGCGCTGGGTTTGCTTGGCACTGGGCAATTAGCGTTGACGAAGTGTCTTGTGCTCGTCTCGCAAGATGTGAATCCGCGAAATTGGTCACTGGTTATACGAGAAATTCGTGATTACTTTGATCCGCATTTCGATTTCGTCTTATTGCCGAAAGTACCGCTCGATACGTTAGACTTTACCAGCTTCAAGATGGAACTCGGCAGCAAAATGATTATCGATGCTACGAAGAAGCAACGATCAGAAACGGTAACAATTCAATCATTAAAAAGGGAATCGTTGTTTACAAAATTAGAATCTCAAATTGCGAATCTTAAATCCATAGACAGACGAATTATCGACAGCACGATGATAGAAGAATCATTGCTGATTGTGAAAGTGCGAAATCAAGGTCGTGCAGTGATTGAGAAATTGGTGAAACAAAAAGCATTGCAAAACTTAAAGATGATCGCGGCAGTCAGCGAAGATGTGGATATAAGAAATCAAGAAAGTTACATCTGGGGTATTTTTACTCGATTCGATTGTGAACGTGATATCATCTTTAGCGAACAGAATCTCATCGGCATTTCGCCAATCTATAAAGGCGTTATGGGAATCGATGCAACCTGGAAAAAAGGATATCCGGAAGCTTTGAAAATGGATCCAGCTATCGTCAAACGTGTTGATGAGCGCTGGGAGAGTTATTGGAAATAA
- a CDS encoding M23 family metallopeptidase: protein MRKTRLYRFSFESLTFHEARWTRTRLMIFGVFLGIIIFCSLFAVNQYYNDAFGIGFIQNNSLVNENRVLQNQLQYLTQRLDAIQKQLQLLGNKGNELRMLADLPKLDEDLQKAGIGGTDERVDFTSSSNVNTLLNNLRATANQAEHELRLQTTSYEAIGTAYDQNKVRFAHLPAIKPMDGFYNPHGFGMRLHPILNFVRKHEGIDIINEVGTPVYASAEGTVEFTGRKGDYGLALEINHGYSLMSLYGHLSKVLVHEGQKVKRGELIARSGNTGLSNGPHLHYEVRVNGVAQNPAYYFFDDVSASDFQN, encoded by the coding sequence ATGAGAAAAACAAGACTCTATCGCTTTTCATTTGAATCGCTTACTTTTCATGAGGCGCGTTGGACACGAACCCGCCTTATGATATTCGGGGTTTTTCTCGGAATAATTATTTTCTGTTCTCTTTTTGCCGTCAATCAGTACTATAATGATGCTTTTGGAATCGGATTCATTCAAAATAATTCTTTAGTAAATGAAAACAGAGTTCTGCAAAATCAGCTGCAATATCTTACACAGCGGCTTGATGCTATTCAGAAGCAACTCCAGTTACTCGGCAATAAAGGAAATGAATTACGCATGCTTGCTGATTTGCCAAAACTTGATGAAGATCTGCAGAAGGCAGGCATTGGCGGAACAGATGAACGTGTCGATTTTACATCATCATCCAATGTGAACACATTGCTGAACAACTTGCGTGCAACTGCAAATCAAGCGGAACACGAGTTGCGTCTCCAAACAACAAGTTATGAAGCTATCGGAACTGCGTACGATCAGAATAAAGTCCGCTTTGCGCATCTCCCCGCCATCAAGCCGATGGATGGATTTTACAATCCACATGGTTTTGGTATGCGCCTTCATCCAATTTTGAACTTTGTTCGCAAACATGAGGGGATTGATATTATCAATGAAGTTGGTACTCCAGTGTATGCATCAGCAGAGGGAACGGTAGAATTCACAGGGCGTAAAGGCGACTATGGATTGGCTCTCGAGATTAACCATGGGTACTCGTTGATGTCACTGTACGGACATCTGTCAAAAGTTTTAGTGCATGAAGGACAAAAAGTGAAACGCGGTGAACTTATTGCCCGCAGCGGCAATACCGGGCTTTCCAATGGACCGCATCTTCACTATGAAGTGCGGGTGAATGGTGTGGCGCAAAATCCTGCATATTATTTTTTCGATGATGTGAGTGCCAGCGATTTTCAAAATTAG
- the metG gene encoding methionine--tRNA ligase → MKQPFERILITAALPYANGYLHLGHLAGAYLPADIYARYQRLKKRNVLFICGSDEHGVAITVSAEKEKTTPKAIIDRYHPANQSAFEAFEMSFDNYSRTSLPLHHETTKEFFREFHNREIVVAKKELQLYCEKDKMFLADRYVEGTCPKCKSTQARGDQCENCGTWLNQSELIDPKCKLCGTTPVMRETTHWYFPLGNYQKRLVAYIDERNKRDGWKDNVLRYCESWFKDGLQDRAVTRDLNWGVQVPVAGYEDKVIYVWFDAVLGYISSAKEWAALNNKPDIWKEFWQKEDTKYVAFIGKDNVVFHCIVFPAMLMAWNDAHTDHYVLPENVPANEFLNFEGQKFSKSRGWGIDVQDFLKFFPADMLRYALAVNLPETRDSDFYLKDFQARVNNELADIVGNFVNRTVAFTDKNFDGKVPVLGKFNARDEEMIDTLKHTPLQAGELFERYRFREGLMEVMNLARAANKYFNDNEPWKTLKSNPERCATTLHIAIQIVRSLAILLEPVIPATSAKIWKLLNLDTTSKEDGWDSASSFQLKDGHQLHKPEILINKITDTQIDEIMKFLEGEETPPASLSIIPLKPTITLDDFKKIDLRVARVIEAVKVPKSEKLLKLQVEIGNERRQVVAGIAKHYTPEDLIGKLIVVVANLQPAKLMGQDSQGMILAASDESGGLTLVGVQSEISTGATVK, encoded by the coding sequence ATGAAGCAGCCATTTGAACGAATTCTCATTACGGCAGCATTGCCATATGCCAACGGGTATCTGCATCTTGGCCATCTTGCCGGTGCATACCTCCCGGCAGATATCTATGCAAGGTATCAACGTCTCAAGAAACGCAATGTTCTGTTTATTTGCGGCTCAGATGAGCACGGCGTTGCGATTACCGTTTCAGCAGAAAAAGAAAAAACAACACCTAAAGCAATAATTGACCGGTATCATCCGGCAAACCAATCGGCATTTGAAGCGTTCGAGATGAGTTTTGACAACTACTCGCGCACGTCACTTCCATTACACCATGAGACGACAAAAGAATTCTTCCGGGAATTTCATAACCGTGAGATTGTTGTCGCAAAAAAAGAATTACAGCTCTACTGCGAAAAAGACAAAATGTTCCTTGCCGACCGGTACGTGGAAGGCACGTGTCCAAAATGTAAGTCAACACAGGCCCGCGGCGATCAGTGTGAAAATTGCGGAACATGGCTGAATCAGTCAGAACTCATCGATCCAAAGTGCAAATTGTGCGGAACAACGCCGGTCATGCGCGAAACGACGCATTGGTATTTTCCACTTGGCAACTATCAGAAGCGATTGGTGGCATACATCGATGAACGCAATAAGCGTGATGGGTGGAAAGATAACGTTCTCCGCTATTGCGAGAGCTGGTTTAAGGACGGTTTGCAGGATCGTGCCGTGACGCGCGACCTCAATTGGGGTGTCCAAGTTCCAGTTGCAGGATACGAAGACAAAGTTATTTATGTATGGTTTGATGCAGTGCTCGGCTACATTTCCTCTGCAAAAGAATGGGCGGCTCTCAATAACAAACCTGATATATGGAAAGAGTTTTGGCAGAAGGAAGATACAAAATATGTTGCATTCATCGGCAAAGACAATGTTGTATTCCATTGCATTGTCTTCCCGGCAATGCTGATGGCATGGAACGACGCGCACACCGATCACTATGTTCTGCCCGAAAATGTTCCAGCAAACGAATTTTTAAACTTCGAAGGACAGAAATTTTCCAAGAGCCGGGGCTGGGGAATTGACGTTCAAGATTTTCTAAAATTCTTTCCGGCAGACATGCTGCGTTATGCTCTGGCAGTGAATTTACCGGAAACACGCGACAGCGACTTCTATCTCAAGGATTTTCAAGCACGCGTTAATAACGAACTTGCTGATATCGTCGGTAACTTTGTTAATCGAACGGTGGCTTTTACAGATAAAAATTTCGACGGTAAAGTTCCAGTGCTTGGCAAATTCAATGCACGTGATGAAGAAATGATTGACACTTTAAAACACACGCCTCTACAAGCCGGAGAATTGTTTGAGCGGTATCGATTCCGTGAGGGATTGATGGAAGTGATGAACCTCGCGCGTGCAGCAAATAAATATTTCAATGATAATGAACCGTGGAAAACACTCAAGTCGAATCCGGAACGATGTGCCACAACGCTGCACATCGCAATTCAAATTGTTCGTTCGCTTGCAATCCTGCTGGAACCGGTGATTCCAGCTACGTCCGCGAAAATATGGAAACTCTTGAATCTTGATACAACATCGAAGGAAGATGGATGGGATTCTGCTTCGAGTTTTCAATTAAAGGATGGCCATCAACTTCATAAACCAGAAATTCTTATCAATAAAATAACCGATACACAGATTGATGAAATAATGAAATTTCTTGAAGGGGAGGAGACACCACCAGCTTCTTTGTCTATTATTCCGCTCAAGCCAACTATTACACTTGATGATTTCAAAAAGATTGATCTTCGCGTGGCGCGTGTCATCGAGGCAGTGAAAGTGCCAAAATCAGAGAAACTATTAAAACTGCAGGTTGAGATTGGAAACGAACGCCGGCAGGTTGTCGCAGGAATTGCAAAGCATTATACACCGGAAGATTTGATAGGGAAGTTGATAGTTGTTGTAGCGAATCTTCAACCTGCAAAACTCATGGGCCAGGATTCGCAGGGAATGATACTCGCTGCCAGCGATGAATCCGGCGGTCTGACACTGGTTGGCGTGCAGTCAGAAATTTCCACGGGAGCAACTGTGAAGTAA
- a CDS encoding UbiX family flavin prenyltransferase encodes MRIIIGITGSSGAVYAKEFLKQCSADKYLIVSKWGKVLLQDELGISDHDLAPFVKRQFSDDDLAAPMASGTNRFDACVILPCSTSTLGKIASGISDTLITRTAHVAMKERYKLILCVRETPLSTITLEQCAKLSRDGVIIMPISPPMYYVPKTVDEYIGAFVDKLLGVIGMRTPKGWRSEELE; translated from the coding sequence ATGAGAATTATCATAGGAATTACAGGTTCCTCAGGTGCTGTGTATGCAAAAGAATTTTTAAAGCAATGCAGCGCAGATAAATATCTCATCGTGAGTAAATGGGGAAAAGTGCTTTTGCAAGATGAACTTGGCATCAGCGATCATGATTTAGCGCCGTTCGTCAAGCGGCAGTTTTCTGATGATGATCTGGCGGCGCCGATGGCATCCGGAACTAATCGGTTCGATGCGTGTGTTATTCTACCGTGTTCAACATCGACGCTTGGAAAAATAGCTTCCGGTATAAGCGATACACTTATCACACGGACTGCACACGTTGCAATGAAAGAACGATATAAACTTATTCTGTGTGTACGAGAAACGCCGCTTTCTACAATAACGCTTGAACAATGTGCGAAACTCTCGCGCGATGGTGTTATTATTATGCCGATTTCACCGCCCATGTACTATGTTCCGAAAACAGTGGATGAATACATCGGCGCTTTTGTTGATAAATTACTTGGAGTCATTGGAATGCGCACACCAAAGGGTTGGCGGAGTGAAGAACTGGAATAA
- the mqnE gene encoding aminofutalosine synthase MqnE: MNSELHFRDVRLQPIWKKVQAGERLTLDDGKVLFQTNDVLSLGKMAYFVQKNRSGDAVYFVLNQKIEPTNVCVLSCKFCNFAVKQGEPGAYEMTIAEMLAKLTPEIQEVHMTGGLHPEWKWEYYLDMMRQMRTNFPHLDIKAFTAVEIDFFHKKFKLTIEDVLRQLKEAGMRTMPGGGAEVFSERVRKELFHQKIGAQRWLDIHRMAHRLGIASNATILYGHIETIEERLEHFIKLRELQDETNGFLSFIPLAFQPGDTGIKPRGQFTSAIDDLKMIAVSRLMLDNFPHIKAYWVMLTEEVASVALNFGADDMDGTVGGERIAHDAGAISPSSMAKDQLIKIIRDAGKIPVERDIYYNPIKLYTENVIGKIPYLNSVPFYENIERRQFKILPVTPRRMGVLSSKGMLDAGLFSLVNYFQQKDLLEPLDYCIATRDQVKSVLLFSNHGWQDLTGKTIGIIDDTATSVMLLKVLLEKRYGVKALFKRMNSGVNDYTEFDAVLLIGDEALRSRKCGLAGFEIVYDLATEWYEWKKLPFVFALWAVQKSMPAQRKDELCGIIQQSLESAEENYAIVGQSHSKRINLTSDESVEYLEGFNFRVGERERVSIDLFHGLLHELESIEHA, encoded by the coding sequence TTGAATAGTGAACTTCATTTTAGAGATGTGCGGCTTCAGCCGATTTGGAAGAAGGTGCAAGCCGGTGAACGCTTAACGCTTGACGATGGCAAGGTATTGTTCCAAACAAACGATGTATTGTCGCTCGGGAAGATGGCTTATTTCGTTCAGAAGAACCGAAGCGGCGACGCGGTCTATTTTGTTTTGAATCAAAAAATCGAACCGACCAACGTCTGTGTGCTCTCGTGTAAATTTTGTAACTTCGCCGTGAAGCAGGGCGAACCCGGCGCATACGAGATGACTATTGCCGAGATGCTCGCAAAACTGACGCCTGAAATTCAAGAAGTGCATATGACCGGCGGTTTGCATCCTGAATGGAAGTGGGAATATTATTTAGATATGATGCGGCAGATGCGCACGAACTTTCCGCATCTTGACATCAAAGCGTTCACAGCTGTAGAGATTGATTTCTTTCACAAGAAGTTTAAACTCACAATTGAAGACGTGCTTCGCCAATTAAAAGAAGCTGGTATGCGCACCATGCCAGGCGGCGGTGCAGAAGTGTTTTCGGAACGTGTTCGAAAAGAACTTTTTCATCAGAAGATTGGTGCTCAACGCTGGCTGGATATTCATCGGATGGCTCACAGGTTGGGCATTGCTTCCAATGCGACAATTCTTTACGGTCATATTGAAACGATCGAAGAACGATTGGAGCACTTTATAAAATTACGCGAGCTGCAGGATGAGACAAATGGTTTTTTATCATTCATACCTCTGGCATTCCAGCCGGGCGATACCGGAATCAAGCCGCGTGGTCAATTTACATCCGCTATCGATGATTTGAAAATGATTGCAGTTTCACGCTTGATGCTGGATAATTTTCCCCATATCAAAGCGTATTGGGTCATGTTGACGGAAGAAGTTGCTTCTGTGGCGCTGAACTTCGGCGCAGACGATATGGATGGTACTGTCGGCGGCGAACGCATTGCGCATGATGCCGGCGCTATTAGTCCATCGTCAATGGCAAAAGATCAGCTCATTAAAATTATTCGCGATGCGGGAAAAATTCCTGTTGAACGGGATATATATTACAATCCGATAAAACTCTATACAGAGAATGTTATCGGAAAAATACCGTATCTCAATTCGGTTCCGTTCTACGAGAATATCGAAAGGCGTCAGTTCAAAATTCTTCCGGTGACACCGAGACGGATGGGAGTGCTCTCTTCCAAAGGTATGCTCGATGCCGGATTATTTTCCTTGGTAAATTATTTTCAACAAAAAGATCTGTTAGAGCCGCTTGATTATTGTATTGCCACACGCGATCAAGTAAAAAGCGTACTTCTGTTTTCAAATCATGGCTGGCAGGATCTGACGGGAAAAACGATCGGCATTATCGACGACACGGCGACATCGGTGATGCTCTTGAAAGTGCTGCTGGAGAAACGGTACGGAGTAAAAGCTCTCTTCAAACGGATGAATTCCGGAGTAAATGATTACACAGAATTCGATGCTGTTCTCCTTATTGGCGATGAAGCATTACGATCGCGAAAGTGCGGACTTGCAGGATTTGAAATTGTGTATGATCTTGCAACAGAATGGTATGAATGGAAGAAATTGCCGTTTGTCTTTGCGCTCTGGGCTGTACAGAAATCCATGCCTGCACAACGGAAAGATGAATTATGCGGGATCATTCAGCAATCACTTGAAAGCGCGGAAGAAAATTATGCGATCGTTGGACAATCGCATTCAAAACGCATTAATCTCACGAG
- a CDS encoding BamA/TamA family outer membrane protein, with protein sequence MGAIRFEGNEELNTDQFLAVIRTRETPWAVQKWIYNRFDKEILFGKKPEYFDPITFVSDYQQIKKYYEDNGFFHAKVDTSIVVHPDKNKVFLTFSIVEGRRSLIDTILFLGLENLSSDIQEELSSNKQIIVGMPYIQTKVEAEYKRIVGLCANNGYVNVKLVTVGAQRYASTDNISLVFVFDTGKRFTFGNISVEQDTTSQQYIDTTVVFEHLDFSTGEFYGEEKKIESERNLNRLGVFEAAKIENAIPNNSSEISQIPIRIHVRTRPFQEFTPEVGINDENNAFNVLFGIGYNHRNFFGGARNFSTNLRLNVQSLQFGTIFKGNALKDSSLVSKIEWTTQITQPYFINNKTSISAAVSAILDKQSTYYIPSLSFRLGTQSQTATYTRLFIDWSLQLSDPKTEAPLQYTSTFFRDKGFEKQFNSFVTVTLQRDKRNDIFYPSEGIVQSISLEEGGFVPRVLEVTLPYAQYVKALLTGQWYWNPDKKQDLIWAVRLRTGAALLYGVAPLNVIPLTQRFYSGGSGSVRGWQARALGAPSMTTTEREQGSNALVEGNIEARINPWSTGSIGFIDLQKISFVLFYDFGNLWSAPQLMRLNEIAMAFGFGLRYNTIAGPIRIDFGMKMYNPDPNEGWVSSKRFFPETFNQGIIHLGVGHTF encoded by the coding sequence GTGGGCGCAATACGCTTCGAAGGAAACGAAGAGCTCAATACTGACCAATTTCTCGCTGTGATTCGTACACGTGAAACTCCGTGGGCAGTGCAGAAATGGATCTACAACAGGTTTGACAAAGAAATTCTTTTTGGAAAAAAACCAGAATACTTCGATCCTATTACCTTTGTTTCAGACTATCAGCAGATAAAAAAATATTATGAAGATAATGGATTTTTCCATGCAAAGGTGGACACGAGCATTGTTGTTCATCCGGATAAAAACAAAGTTTTTCTAACATTTTCCATTGTCGAGGGGCGGCGCTCACTGATTGACACTATCTTGTTTCTTGGTCTCGAGAATCTTTCGTCTGATATCCAGGAAGAACTTTCATCGAATAAACAGATTATCGTAGGAATGCCGTATATTCAAACAAAGGTGGAGGCAGAATACAAGCGCATTGTAGGACTCTGTGCCAATAACGGGTACGTCAATGTGAAGTTAGTAACTGTAGGGGCTCAACGTTACGCATCTACAGATAATATTTCCCTTGTTTTCGTCTTCGATACGGGGAAACGTTTTACGTTTGGGAATATCTCTGTTGAACAAGATACTACATCCCAGCAGTATATTGATACTACTGTTGTGTTCGAGCATCTCGATTTTTCTACAGGGGAATTCTATGGCGAAGAAAAGAAAATAGAAAGCGAAAGAAACCTTAATAGGTTGGGCGTTTTTGAAGCAGCAAAAATTGAAAATGCCATTCCGAACAATTCTTCAGAGATTTCTCAAATTCCAATTCGAATCCATGTGCGGACTCGGCCGTTCCAGGAATTCACGCCAGAAGTAGGTATTAATGACGAGAACAACGCTTTTAATGTCCTTTTTGGTATTGGCTATAATCATCGCAACTTTTTCGGCGGTGCAAGGAATTTTTCTACAAATCTTCGGCTGAATGTCCAGTCACTTCAATTCGGAACAATCTTTAAAGGCAATGCTTTAAAAGATAGTTCTCTTGTATCAAAAATAGAATGGACGACACAGATCACTCAACCGTATTTCATCAACAACAAAACGAGTATCAGTGCAGCAGTTTCAGCCATCCTCGATAAACAGTCAACATACTATATTCCAAGTCTCAGCTTTCGCCTCGGGACCCAATCACAAACAGCGACGTATACAAGACTCTTTATTGATTGGAGTCTTCAATTGAGCGATCCGAAGACTGAAGCACCCCTGCAGTACACTTCCACCTTTTTTAGAGATAAAGGATTTGAAAAACAATTCAATTCCTTTGTCACAGTCACGCTCCAGCGTGATAAGCGTAATGATATTTTTTATCCTTCAGAAGGAATCGTTCAATCTATCTCACTTGAAGAAGGCGGCTTTGTCCCGAGAGTATTAGAAGTAACTCTTCCCTATGCACAGTATGTCAAGGCATTGCTCACCGGACAATGGTATTGGAATCCGGACAAGAAGCAGGATCTTATTTGGGCAGTTCGTTTAAGAACTGGAGCCGCACTCCTCTATGGTGTTGCACCGTTGAATGTTATACCACTCACTCAACGATTTTATTCAGGAGGAAGTGGAAGTGTACGTGGCTGGCAGGCGAGAGCTCTTGGTGCACCGTCAATGACTACAACAGAGAGGGAGCAAGGGAGCAATGCGTTAGTTGAAGGTAACATTGAAGCTCGAATAAATCCTTGGAGTACAGGATCAATAGGATTTATTGATCTTCAAAAAATTTCGTTTGTGTTATTCTATGATTTCGGTAATCTTTGGTCTGCACCTCAATTAATGCGTTTGAATGAAATTGCGATGGCATTTGGATTTGGACTGCGCTATAACACTATTGCAGGACCAATTCGCATCGATTTTGGTATGAAAATGTATAATCCAGATCCTAATGAAGGTTGGGTTTCAAGTAAAAGATTCTTCCCGGAAACCTTTAACCAAGGTATCATCCATCTTGGTGTAGGTCATACGTTCTAA